In Alteromonas naphthalenivorans, one DNA window encodes the following:
- a CDS encoding type I DNA topoisomerase, with translation MSKIDHSLFSAHEHALEDAFGDCPDCGKPLHIKNSKSGPFIGCTGYPDCHFSKPLHDKQTTLLKLLDGVTCPECDSTLAIKKGRFGMFIGCTNFPECHYISPIKQQEDTHVTCPKCKKGQLASRTNKYGKQFFACDHYPHCRYVLNFTPVNEACPDCGWAVLIKKKGQICCPQPGCGFKKDDK, from the coding sequence ATGTCGAAAATTGATCATTCACTTTTCTCTGCGCACGAACATGCCTTAGAAGACGCTTTCGGTGATTGTCCCGATTGCGGTAAACCACTGCATATAAAAAACAGCAAATCAGGCCCTTTTATTGGCTGCACCGGTTACCCAGATTGCCACTTCAGCAAGCCATTACACGATAAGCAAACCACCTTATTAAAACTACTGGATGGGGTTACCTGCCCAGAGTGTGATTCTACCTTGGCTATTAAGAAAGGGCGTTTTGGTATGTTTATAGGCTGTACCAATTTTCCTGAATGCCACTATATCTCGCCAATTAAACAGCAAGAAGACACCCACGTTACTTGCCCTAAGTGTAAAAAAGGACAACTTGCGTCCCGCACCAATAAATACGGTAAGCAGTTTTTTGCGTGTGACCATTATCCCCACTGTCGTTATGTGCTAAATTTCACGCCAGTAAATGAAGCATGCCCCGATTGTGGCTGGGCCGTTCTGATAAAAAAGAAAGGCCAAATTTGTTGCCCTCAGCCAGGGTGTGGCTTCAAAAAAGACGATAAATAA
- the aroE gene encoding shikimate dehydrogenase encodes MKKFAVFGNPIVQSLSPTIHQMFAKQCGEQISYEKILAPEDGFTPAANTFLSQPGAVGCNVTMPFKQDAFALASVDDQAALDAKAVNTLMKRSDGTIAGFNTDGVGLVNDLLNHGVQLQGKRVLLIGAGGAARGVIAPLIASGIASLHLTNRTKAKAETVASETGGGKVKVVGIEDCDKVAPHIIINSTAASLSETLPFDMNATLFKECETAYDMVYRAEPTYFMQQALSLGALQVLDGLGMLVEQAAASFTIWTGYKPKTSAVIDVLRSQLKAK; translated from the coding sequence ATGAAAAAGTTTGCCGTTTTCGGTAACCCTATAGTTCAGAGTCTATCACCAACTATTCATCAAATGTTCGCTAAGCAATGCGGCGAGCAAATTAGTTACGAAAAAATCCTCGCCCCAGAAGATGGTTTTACGCCTGCAGCGAACACATTCTTATCGCAACCTGGCGCGGTAGGCTGCAATGTCACTATGCCTTTCAAACAAGATGCCTTTGCGCTTGCCAGTGTAGACGACCAAGCTGCGTTAGATGCAAAAGCGGTTAATACATTAATGAAGCGTAGCGATGGCACCATTGCAGGTTTTAATACCGATGGCGTAGGGTTAGTTAATGACTTACTTAATCATGGTGTACAACTGCAAGGTAAACGCGTGCTATTAATAGGTGCAGGTGGAGCGGCAAGAGGTGTAATAGCACCGCTTATTGCTTCAGGTATTGCATCGCTACATCTTACTAATAGGACAAAAGCGAAGGCCGAAACAGTGGCAAGTGAAACGGGTGGAGGTAAGGTGAAGGTAGTAGGTATAGAAGACTGCGATAAAGTAGCTCCACATATCATTATTAACTCAACCGCAGCGAGCTTAAGCGAAACTCTGCCTTTTGATATGAACGCAACGCTATTTAAAGAATGCGAAACAGCGTATGACATGGTTTATCGCGCAGAGCCGACTTACTTTATGCAACAAGCATTATCGTTAGGTGCGTTACAGGTACTTGATGGTTTAGGTATGCTGGTGGAACAGGCTGCCGCGTCATTTACAATATGGACAGGCTACAAACCAAAGACCAGTGCGGTAATTGATGTATTACGTAGCCAGTTAAAGGCAAAGTAA
- a CDS encoding OmpW family outer membrane protein codes for MRTHTLSAICISLALAAPFASAHEKGDWIVRGGLTTVAPDESTSNIIAGGSDLGVALTIDNDTQLGLNVAYFITDNINVELLAATPFTHDVNFSVNDPLGTGNTLGEVTHLPPTVTVNYYFNDANAAFQPYIGAGLNYTFIFDESFTDANKEAGLEDLSLDNSVGISAQVGMDYQIDKEWHVNASVRYIDINTEASFTVGGAEGNVNDIDIDPWVYTLSVGYTF; via the coding sequence ATGCGTACACACACACTTTCAGCCATATGTATTTCTTTAGCGCTAGCCGCTCCTTTTGCTTCAGCTCATGAAAAGGGTGATTGGATAGTTCGTGGTGGATTAACAACCGTTGCGCCCGACGAATCAACCTCTAACATCATTGCAGGTGGTAGCGATTTAGGTGTAGCACTGACTATCGATAACGATACCCAGTTAGGATTAAACGTTGCTTATTTCATCACCGACAATATCAATGTTGAATTGTTGGCCGCAACGCCGTTTACTCACGATGTGAATTTTTCGGTTAACGATCCACTAGGGACAGGCAATACATTGGGAGAAGTCACGCACTTACCCCCAACTGTTACTGTTAACTACTACTTCAACGATGCTAATGCTGCTTTTCAACCTTATATTGGTGCAGGTTTAAACTATACCTTTATCTTTGATGAATCATTTACGGATGCAAATAAAGAAGCAGGCCTTGAAGATTTGTCTTTAGATAATTCTGTAGGTATTTCTGCACAAGTGGGAATGGACTATCAAATAGATAAAGAGTGGCATGTTAATGCGTCAGTACGTTACATCGATATTAACACCGAAGCGTCATTTACCGTAGGTGGTGCAGAAGGTAACGTAAACGACATTGATATTGACCCTTGGGTTTATACCTTGTCTGTAGGCTATACATTCTAA
- a CDS encoding gamma carbonic anhydrase family protein — protein sequence MTIRNYQSTSPTLGERCYIDESAVIVGDVTLGEDASIWPLVAARGDVNHISIGARSNIQDGSVLHVSRKSVSNPNGFPLIIGNDVTVGHKCMLHGCVLGNRILVGMGAIVMDGVIVEDDVFIGAGALIPPNKRLESGYLYVGNPAVKKRPLKESETAFLKQSALNYVKLKDEYREEQA from the coding sequence TTGACAATCAGAAACTATCAATCAACTTCTCCCACGCTCGGCGAACGCTGCTATATAGATGAGTCAGCTGTTATTGTTGGCGACGTTACCTTAGGCGAAGACGCAAGCATCTGGCCTTTAGTCGCTGCCCGAGGTGACGTAAATCATATTTCAATTGGGGCACGCAGCAATATTCAGGATGGCAGTGTGTTGCATGTTTCTCGTAAATCCGTTTCTAATCCTAATGGTTTCCCCCTTATTATTGGAAATGACGTTACCGTAGGGCATAAATGTATGCTTCATGGCTGCGTGCTTGGAAATCGTATCTTGGTAGGAATGGGCGCCATTGTAATGGACGGTGTTATTGTAGAGGATGATGTCTTTATTGGAGCCGGTGCTTTAATACCACCAAATAAGCGACTCGAAAGTGGTTACCTTTATGTAGGGAACCCAGCTGTAAAGAAACGCCCATTAAAGGAAAGCGAGACAGCCTTTCTAAAACAATCAGCGTTGAACTACGTAAAATTAAAAGATGAATATAGAGAGGAGCAGGCTTAA
- the dprA gene encoding DNA-processing protein DprA, with amino-acid sequence MTTFQPHEVSSNAVKALDKALGKEQIAWLTMASAINIATGKWLKALEAESLSALALLDGIHKTAFTSGALHTLTQAISPNLLEKATRWHASHAKHHIVTLGCTHYPERLKTLPNPPLVLFVIGNVNTLALPQIAIVGSRRASHQGKQIATDFAEALASNGVAVTSGLAAGIDSAAHKGGLVCEGGTLAVMGTGPDIVYPPKNVSLHRDIVNAGGACITEFFPGVSAKPWHFPRRNRIIAAMSLGTLVIEAKIKSGTLITANLAADMGREVFAVPGSIFHAYSEGCHWLIQQGAKLVTCVDDIFDEIVVSTGERECQNEALSKKSEVNNLATDKLLDSVDYDITAIDVIAQRCTSPVNEVMASLLEYELRGLVAAVPGGYIKLRGK; translated from the coding sequence ATGACAACTTTCCAGCCACATGAAGTAAGCAGTAATGCTGTTAAAGCATTGGATAAAGCCCTAGGCAAAGAACAGATAGCATGGCTGACAATGGCTTCAGCAATAAATATCGCAACAGGGAAGTGGCTTAAGGCGCTTGAAGCAGAATCCCTTAGCGCACTAGCATTATTGGATGGTATTCATAAAACCGCTTTCACTTCGGGCGCTCTCCATACCCTTACACAAGCAATTTCTCCTAACTTACTTGAAAAAGCGACACGCTGGCATGCTTCACATGCAAAGCATCATATTGTCACCCTAGGGTGCACACACTACCCTGAGCGATTAAAGACCCTGCCAAATCCCCCGTTGGTGTTATTTGTTATAGGTAACGTCAACACATTAGCATTACCTCAAATTGCGATTGTAGGGAGTAGACGGGCGAGTCATCAAGGTAAGCAAATTGCTACTGATTTTGCCGAAGCGTTAGCAAGTAACGGCGTAGCAGTAACCAGCGGGTTAGCAGCAGGAATAGATTCAGCTGCCCACAAAGGTGGTTTGGTGTGCGAAGGCGGCACCCTTGCGGTAATGGGGACGGGGCCTGATATTGTGTACCCCCCTAAAAATGTATCGCTACACCGAGACATCGTGAATGCAGGGGGCGCTTGTATTACCGAGTTCTTTCCAGGTGTATCTGCTAAGCCTTGGCATTTTCCCCGAAGAAACCGAATAATTGCTGCTATGTCGCTTGGAACCCTAGTTATAGAGGCAAAAATAAAGAGTGGTACCTTGATAACTGCGAATTTGGCCGCAGATATGGGGCGTGAAGTATTTGCAGTTCCTGGAAGTATCTTCCATGCTTACTCCGAAGGATGTCATTGGTTAATTCAGCAAGGCGCTAAGCTGGTAACCTGTGTTGATGACATTTTCGATGAAATTGTAGTGTCGACTGGTGAGAGAGAATGCCAGAACGAAGCGTTAAGTAAAAAAAGTGAAGTGAATAACTTGGCAACCGATAAATTATTAGATAGTGTGGATTACGACATCACCGCTATTGATGTTATAGCGCAGCGCTGTACCTCTCCTGTTAATGAGGTTATGGCATCATTATTAGAATATGAGTTGCGTGGTTTAGTAGCCGCTGTCCCTGGTGGCTACATTAAATTGAGGGGAAAATAA
- a CDS encoding Sua5/YciO/YrdC/YwlC family protein gives MSIPTKGQVDTSDPIVSAFKNGDLLVYPTEAVMGIGCDPDNEEAVLALLALKQRPIEKGVILIAANYSQLLPYINDEAILQHRRTEIVSSWPGPNTWLLPKSASTPQWLTGKHEKIAVRVSNHPVVKALCEKLEKPLVSTSANLTGQQPAITQQDAINIFGDSVFYIDGEVGGHAKPSTIRDGDTGEIIRS, from the coding sequence ATGAGTATCCCGACCAAGGGGCAAGTAGACACTAGCGACCCAATTGTATCCGCGTTTAAAAATGGTGACTTATTGGTTTACCCTACTGAAGCGGTTATGGGCATAGGCTGTGACCCAGACAACGAAGAGGCTGTGTTAGCGCTCTTAGCATTGAAGCAGCGCCCCATCGAAAAAGGGGTGATTTTGATTGCCGCTAACTATTCTCAGCTATTACCTTATATAAATGATGAAGCCATACTTCAGCACAGACGTACTGAAATTGTGTCCAGTTGGCCTGGGCCAAATACTTGGCTGCTACCCAAGTCGGCGTCGACGCCACAATGGTTAACTGGCAAGCATGAAAAAATAGCGGTTCGAGTCAGCAACCATCCAGTGGTTAAAGCTTTATGTGAAAAGCTAGAAAAGCCACTTGTATCTACAAGTGCCAACCTAACTGGCCAACAACCCGCAATCACCCAGCAGGACGCAATCAATATATTTGGTGATAGTGTTTTCTATATTGATGGAGAAGTAGGTGGCCACGCTAAACCCAGTACCATCCGTGACGGCGACACCGGAGAGATAATAAGATCATGA
- a CDS encoding LysM peptidoglycan-binding domain-containing protein — MKNRLKKAVCTMVLAMACFAAFSAMAKPLKETAPQTYTVKQGDTLWGIANLFLNQPWLWPELWRHNTQIDNPHLIYPGDIISVSYINGEPVFSINRAKPSLVLSPGSARRVKSAPIETLSWSVLAPYIKQHTLLSEEEYELLPHLLGNHDGNVSFVSNDLVVSQKENRTEDQYQVVRKQSIIRNMQGKVLGVQLTHVAKASLETDVSLPKARMVKLSDSNQEAKRGDKLLTGDFTLDNDLVLQEATSQRGFVIGDLHDHDLLGRYDVVVLDLGARELTAGTVMGIYAGGPDIIDGEEPQYASNSDVIKGNGLFTDKVQQPALKIGEVIVFKTFESASYGIITRAKEGVRRGFIVAKP, encoded by the coding sequence TTGAAAAATCGATTGAAGAAAGCAGTATGTACAATGGTATTGGCTATGGCATGTTTTGCCGCATTTTCAGCAATGGCCAAACCCTTAAAAGAAACTGCACCGCAAACTTATACTGTGAAGCAAGGTGATACCTTATGGGGCATCGCTAATCTTTTTTTAAATCAGCCATGGCTGTGGCCTGAACTTTGGCGTCACAACACTCAAATAGATAACCCGCATTTAATATACCCCGGTGACATTATCTCGGTGTCTTACATCAATGGTGAACCCGTATTTTCGATAAATCGAGCTAAGCCAAGCCTAGTGCTTTCGCCTGGTTCTGCCCGAAGAGTAAAGAGTGCGCCTATAGAGACCTTATCGTGGTCGGTATTAGCTCCCTATATAAAACAACACACCCTACTTTCTGAGGAAGAGTATGAATTACTCCCCCATTTATTGGGAAATCACGATGGTAATGTGAGTTTTGTGTCTAACGACTTAGTGGTAAGCCAAAAAGAAAACCGCACTGAAGATCAGTATCAGGTGGTAAGAAAGCAATCTATTATACGCAATATGCAAGGTAAGGTGCTTGGTGTGCAGCTCACCCATGTAGCAAAAGCTAGCTTAGAGACTGACGTGTCGTTACCAAAGGCTAGAATGGTAAAACTTTCAGATTCAAATCAAGAAGCGAAACGTGGAGATAAGTTACTTACTGGTGACTTCACGTTAGACAATGATTTAGTTCTGCAAGAAGCAACGTCACAACGAGGTTTTGTGATTGGCGACTTACACGATCACGACTTACTCGGCCGCTACGATGTGGTGGTACTAGATTTAGGCGCACGTGAGCTAACGGCGGGTACCGTGATGGGTATCTACGCTGGTGGCCCTGACATTATAGATGGTGAAGAACCTCAATACGCTAGCAATAGTGATGTCATAAAAGGAAACGGACTTTTTACAGATAAAGTACAGCAACCTGCACTTAAAATTGGTGAAGTCATTGTGTTTAAAACTTTTGAGTCAGCTAGCTACGGCATTATAACTCGAGCGAAAGAAGGCGTAAGACGCGGCTTCATTGTGGCAAAACCCTAA
- a CDS encoding group II truncated hemoglobin yields MGMSNFFKSIRKEKPAVSETTPYYRIGGEDKVRLLANRFYDIMRDDPIAKELYAIHPQPTDRIREVFFLYLSLWLGGPDTYQQQYGHPRLRSRHLSFSVTPELKDQWMYCMRKAMHETVDDLPLAQQLLNALDQLATHMINTK; encoded by the coding sequence ATGGGAATGTCTAACTTCTTTAAATCGATACGAAAGGAAAAACCTGCTGTGTCAGAGACTACACCATATTACCGAATAGGTGGAGAAGATAAGGTACGCCTTTTGGCAAACCGTTTTTATGACATTATGCGTGATGATCCTATTGCAAAAGAGCTTTACGCTATTCATCCTCAGCCAACAGATAGAATCAGAGAAGTGTTTTTTCTTTATTTAAGTTTATGGTTAGGCGGGCCTGATACCTATCAGCAGCAATATGGTCACCCACGGCTACGTTCACGACATCTTTCTTTTAGTGTTACACCAGAATTAAAAGACCAGTGGATGTACTGTATGCGAAAAGCCATGCACGAGACGGTTGATGACCTTCCGTTGGCGCAGCAACTTCTTAACGCGCTAGATCAACTTGCCACGCATATGATTAATACTAAATAA
- the def gene encoding peptide deformylase, with the protein MAILDVLSFPDERLRTVAKPVEEVNDDIKQLVSDMFETMKDENGIGLAATQVDRHVQVVVMNVAEDQDEPRVFINPEITKKDGSTISEEGCLSVPGNYAKVERAEEITVKALNENGEAFELEADGLLAICIQHELDHLKGKLFIDYLSPLKRQRIRKKLEKEARLAARD; encoded by the coding sequence ATGGCAATTTTAGACGTATTAAGTTTTCCCGATGAACGACTTCGTACCGTAGCAAAACCGGTAGAAGAAGTGAACGACGACATTAAACAATTGGTTTCGGATATGTTCGAAACCATGAAAGACGAGAATGGAATTGGTTTGGCTGCTACTCAAGTCGACAGACATGTTCAAGTTGTTGTAATGAACGTAGCGGAAGATCAAGACGAGCCTCGTGTTTTTATCAACCCGGAAATCACCAAAAAAGACGGCAGCACTATTAGTGAAGAAGGTTGTCTTTCTGTTCCAGGTAACTACGCCAAAGTAGAGCGCGCAGAAGAAATTACGGTAAAAGCACTGAATGAAAACGGTGAAGCATTTGAGTTGGAAGCAGACGGTCTATTGGCTATTTGTATTCAACATGAATTGGATCACCTAAAAGGCAAACTGTTTATTGATTACTTGTCTCCGCTTAAACGCCAGCGAATTCGTAAAAAGCTTGAAAAAGAAGCACGTTTAGCTGCACGCGACTGA
- the hemF gene encoding oxygen-dependent coproporphyrinogen oxidase, with translation MIDPQHVNQQLDGKDAGEVIEQVKAYLLSLQDNICQTLELADGKGQFKEDSWVREEGGGGRSRVIKNGAVIEQGGVNFSHVFGSQMPASATAHRPELAGRNFQAMGVSLVIHPHNPYIPTSHANVRFFIAEKEGEAPIWWFGGGFDLTPFYPFKDDVVHWHNTAKKLCAPFGEDVYGKYKKWCDDYFFLKHRNETRGVGGLFFDDLNDWGFETSFNFMQAVGNGFVDAYVPIVEKRKSTSYGERERDFQLYRRGRYVEFNLVFDRGTLFGLQTGGRTESILMSMPPLARWEYCYTPTPGSAEAKLTDWLQPTNW, from the coding sequence ATGATTGACCCCCAACACGTAAATCAACAGTTAGACGGTAAAGACGCCGGTGAAGTAATAGAACAAGTAAAAGCGTACTTACTGTCATTGCAAGACAACATTTGCCAAACCTTAGAACTTGCCGACGGTAAAGGGCAGTTTAAAGAAGACTCTTGGGTTCGCGAGGAAGGTGGTGGCGGGCGTTCTCGGGTCATTAAAAACGGCGCAGTAATAGAGCAAGGTGGGGTGAACTTTTCTCATGTATTTGGAAGTCAGATGCCGGCGTCTGCCACGGCTCACCGTCCGGAACTTGCGGGTAGAAACTTTCAAGCCATGGGGGTCTCGTTAGTTATTCACCCACACAACCCCTATATTCCGACGTCTCATGCAAATGTACGCTTTTTTATTGCCGAAAAAGAAGGTGAAGCGCCTATTTGGTGGTTTGGCGGTGGGTTCGATTTAACCCCGTTTTATCCCTTTAAAGATGACGTCGTGCATTGGCACAATACCGCGAAGAAATTGTGTGCTCCCTTTGGTGAAGACGTGTACGGGAAATATAAGAAGTGGTGTGATGACTACTTCTTCTTAAAGCATCGCAATGAAACACGTGGTGTAGGCGGTTTATTCTTTGACGATTTAAATGATTGGGGTTTTGAAACTTCATTCAACTTTATGCAGGCAGTGGGCAATGGTTTTGTCGATGCTTACGTACCTATCGTAGAAAAGCGAAAAAGCACCTCATACGGTGAAAGAGAGCGTGACTTTCAGCTCTATCGCCGTGGTCGCTATGTAGAATTCAACTTGGTATTCGATAGAGGCACCTTGTTTGGGTTACAAACTGGTGGTAGAACCGAATCAATCTTAATGTCTATGCCACCGCTTGCCCGATGGGAGTATTGCTATACTCCAACTCCAGGTAGCGCGGAAGCAAAGCTAACTGACTGGCTTCAGCCTACAAACTGGTAA
- a CDS encoding DUF494 family protein, with amino-acid sequence MFDILMYLFENFIHSETEIRVDQDELTEELVRAGFHHDEIYKALAWLEKLAALQETDIKPYFCKGISTSLSRIYTHEEQMRLDVECRGFLLFLEQVGVVDASTREMVIDRVMEIDSSEFCLEDLKWVVLMVLFNVPGKEKAYAQMEDLLFDEPDGVLH; translated from the coding sequence ATGTTCGATATCCTCATGTACCTGTTTGAAAACTTCATTCACAGTGAAACTGAAATTCGAGTCGATCAAGACGAGCTTACCGAGGAGTTGGTACGCGCGGGTTTCCATCATGATGAAATCTACAAAGCATTAGCGTGGCTTGAAAAGCTAGCGGCTTTGCAAGAAACAGATATTAAGCCTTATTTTTGTAAAGGGATTAGTACCAGCCTCAGTCGTATTTATACGCATGAAGAGCAGATGCGATTAGACGTAGAGTGCCGTGGCTTTTTGCTATTTTTAGAGCAGGTGGGCGTGGTAGATGCGTCAACGCGAGAAATGGTAATAGACAGAGTAATGGAAATAGACTCTTCTGAATTCTGTTTAGAAGACCTAAAGTGGGTAGTGCTAATGGTACTGTTCAATGTGCCAGGTAAAGAAAAAGCCTACGCACAAATGGAAGATTTATTATTTGATGAACCTGACGGCGTGTTGCACTAA